One Nocardia sp. BMG111209 DNA segment encodes these proteins:
- a CDS encoding nuclear transport factor 2 family protein: MHRPIDIVRRAYTAIALGDTATLTALTHPDIRIHQSAELPYGGDYAGITGLHEYLTNSHAILDSTIDPGELFTTGDLVLQAGYHLGTTRSTGTPFDVPEIHIWRIRHGRIVELSVYLDDTALLAALTT; the protein is encoded by the coding sequence ATGCACAGACCGATCGACATCGTCCGCAGGGCCTACACCGCCATCGCCCTCGGCGACACGGCCACTCTGACCGCATTGACCCACCCGGACATCCGAATTCATCAGAGTGCGGAACTGCCCTACGGCGGCGACTACGCCGGCATCACCGGCCTGCACGAGTACCTGACCAACTCGCACGCCATCCTGGACAGTACCATCGACCCCGGCGAACTGTTCACCACCGGAGACCTCGTCCTCCAGGCCGGCTACCACCTCGGCACCACCCGCTCGACCGGAACACCCTTCGACGTCCCCGAAATCCACATCTGGCGAATCCGCCACGGCAGAATCGTCGAACTGTCCGTCTATCTGGACGACACGGCCCTGCTCGCCGCACTCACCACGTAG
- a CDS encoding NAD(P)-dependent oxidoreductase → MPTPDSTDPRAARLGPILVTGAFGLVGTATLRRLLDRGYAVVATDLDLPANRRAAQRFSGPDLRVRWADLTDPGQVDTVIGTVAPTHIVHLAAIIPPQCYRNPRLARAVNVDATASILRAAAALPTPPRFVQASSIAVHGTRNPHRVDGPLRPDSPIRPVDVYGAHKAEAERLIRSSPLDWVILRLAAVLSVDLDIAINADMLHFQAALPGDGRIQTVDVRDIAVAIDAALTTSATGEAFLIGGDATHRQRHQDVTVAMADAIGLKNAFPGAKPGNPDKDDDWFATDWVDTERSQQVLGFQQHSWPVMLDEIRAKAGLLRYLARPAAPLVRLWLQRLSPYRGNRQPFADPWNAIRPRLGNPYPDDSMERSR, encoded by the coding sequence ATGCCCACTCCGGATTCCACAGACCCGCGCGCCGCGCGCCTCGGCCCGATCCTGGTGACCGGCGCATTCGGCCTGGTGGGCACGGCGACCCTGCGCCGGCTCCTCGACCGGGGATACGCGGTCGTCGCCACCGACCTGGATCTGCCCGCCAACCGCCGTGCCGCCCAACGGTTCTCCGGCCCGGACCTCCGGGTCCGGTGGGCGGATCTGACCGATCCGGGGCAGGTGGACACCGTGATCGGTACCGTCGCTCCGACCCATATCGTGCATCTGGCCGCGATCATTCCGCCCCAGTGCTACCGCAATCCGCGCCTGGCGCGAGCGGTCAACGTCGATGCGACCGCGTCGATCCTGCGCGCGGCCGCCGCGCTGCCCACCCCACCCCGATTCGTGCAGGCCTCGAGTATCGCGGTCCACGGCACCCGTAATCCGCACCGCGTCGACGGGCCGTTGCGGCCCGACAGCCCGATCCGGCCGGTGGATGTCTACGGCGCTCACAAGGCCGAGGCCGAGCGGCTGATCCGATCGTCGCCGCTGGACTGGGTGATCCTGCGCCTCGCGGCGGTGCTGAGCGTGGACCTCGATATCGCCATCAACGCCGATATGCTGCACTTCCAAGCCGCGCTTCCCGGCGACGGCCGGATCCAGACCGTCGACGTCCGCGATATCGCCGTCGCCATCGACGCCGCGCTCACCACATCGGCCACCGGCGAAGCCTTCCTCATCGGCGGCGATGCCACCCACCGGCAGCGCCACCAGGACGTCACCGTCGCGATGGCCGACGCGATCGGGCTGAAGAACGCCTTCCCCGGGGCCAAGCCCGGTAATCCGGACAAGGACGACGACTGGTTCGCCACCGACTGGGTCGACACCGAACGTTCCCAGCAGGTCCTCGGGTTCCAGCAGCACTCCTGGCCCGTCATGCTCGACGAGATCCGGGCCAAAGCGGGCCTGTTGCGATACCTGGCCCGGCCCGCGGCGCCCCTGGTACGGCTGTGGTTGCAGCGACTGTCGCCGTACCGCGGCAACCGGCAGCCGTTCGCCGACCCCTGGAACGCCATCCGGCCCCGGCTCGGCAATCCGTATCCCGACGACTCGATGGAACGGTCCCGATGA
- a CDS encoding nitric oxide reductase activation protein NorD gives MTGSEPIGPERFRLLAGFLAGRAVQVAEAAAGVAAHTDGRVVFVSAGRPPAEQRREMLVQSALLGAGSLEPRMVKALWGRPGVARRYLALEGRRVLADLAGRLPLAADLAGHEAPRTATADESLALAGSRAAVADPPPWFGVIKPSRRPAAGGPGTRATDAELRLDFRPTDTPDADEDGDDEQSEPSRILKLFDNPLGSRTLADYIRRLLGSTRSAGDGAAGAETPVRALRRAAVGAHGRPLPTRIRFTDNGKPAAAIGVGGALHPEWDVHRHRYRPEWCRVVDFPLAAATDSTGVGVPRDEVLRARLARVGLGPKVLRGRPDGDDLDLEALVDLFVDVRSGYSPPEHVHLERRKLARDLGVLVLLDASGSATDADLAGRSVHDHQRRAAAVLTATLAELGDRVALYAFRSQGRHAVHLPAIKTFGQRFDAAARARLDRLQPSGYTRLGAAIRGAGDLLATEAGTPSRLLVVLSDGLPYDDGYEGRYAEADAAKALEELRIDGIACLCLSIGATTTADSLERVFGSTGHAAAPVLAELSPRMDELFLSALRQLAAPVQRRA, from the coding sequence GTGACCGGCTCCGAACCCATCGGGCCCGAACGGTTCCGGTTGCTGGCCGGATTCCTCGCCGGTCGGGCCGTGCAGGTCGCCGAGGCGGCGGCGGGTGTGGCGGCGCACACCGACGGCCGGGTCGTATTCGTCTCGGCCGGTCGGCCGCCGGCCGAACAGCGGCGCGAGATGCTCGTGCAGAGCGCCCTGCTGGGGGCCGGGAGCCTGGAGCCGCGAATGGTCAAGGCGCTGTGGGGACGTCCCGGGGTGGCCCGCCGCTATCTGGCGCTGGAGGGCCGGCGGGTGCTCGCCGATCTGGCCGGGCGGCTGCCACTCGCCGCGGACCTCGCCGGCCACGAGGCGCCGCGCACGGCGACCGCGGACGAATCGCTCGCGCTGGCCGGAAGCCGTGCGGCGGTGGCGGATCCGCCGCCGTGGTTCGGTGTGATCAAGCCGTCCCGGCGGCCGGCCGCCGGTGGCCCCGGCACCCGGGCCACCGACGCCGAACTGCGCCTGGACTTCCGTCCCACCGACACTCCCGACGCCGACGAGGACGGCGACGACGAGCAGTCCGAGCCGAGCAGGATCCTGAAACTGTTCGACAATCCGCTCGGCTCACGGACTCTGGCGGACTACATCCGCAGACTGCTCGGCAGTACCCGCTCGGCCGGTGACGGCGCGGCCGGTGCGGAGACACCGGTCCGTGCGCTGCGGCGGGCCGCCGTCGGTGCGCACGGCCGGCCGCTGCCCACGCGAATCCGGTTCACCGACAACGGAAAACCCGCTGCCGCGATCGGTGTCGGCGGTGCGCTGCATCCGGAGTGGGACGTCCATCGCCACCGGTATCGGCCCGAGTGGTGCCGGGTCGTCGACTTCCCGCTGGCCGCGGCCACCGACAGCACCGGCGTCGGTGTGCCGCGTGACGAGGTGCTGCGCGCACGTCTGGCCCGGGTCGGTCTCGGGCCGAAGGTGCTGCGCGGCCGTCCCGACGGTGACGATCTCGACCTGGAAGCGCTCGTCGATCTGTTCGTCGACGTGCGCAGCGGCTACTCGCCACCGGAACATGTCCACCTCGAACGTCGCAAACTCGCCCGCGATCTCGGCGTGCTCGTCCTCCTCGACGCCTCGGGATCGGCCACCGACGCCGATCTCGCCGGCCGATCCGTGCACGACCACCAGCGCCGGGCCGCCGCGGTACTGACCGCGACGCTGGCGGAGCTCGGCGATCGAGTTGCCCTGTACGCCTTCCGATCCCAGGGCCGGCATGCCGTGCACCTGCCCGCGATCAAGACCTTCGGTCAGCGGTTCGACGCGGCGGCCCGAGCCCGGCTCGACCGGTTGCAGCCCTCCGGGTACACCCGGCTCGGGGCCGCCATCCGCGGTGCGGGTGACCTGCTCGCCACCGAGGCGGGTACCCCGAGCCGGCTGCTGGTCGTGCTGTCCGACGGCCTGCCCTACGACGACGGCTACGAGGGCCGCTACGCCGAGGCCGATGCCGCGAAGGCCCTCGAGGAACTGCGGATCGACGGGATCGCCTGCCTGTGCCTGTCGATCGGCGCCACCACCACCGCCGACAGCCTCGAACGGGTCTTCGGCTCGACCGGTCACGCCGCCGCTCCGGTGCTGGCCGAGCTGAGTCCGCGGATGGACGAGCTGTTCCTGTCCGCGCTGCGGCAACTGGCCGCACCGGTACAGCGGCGGGCCTGA
- a CDS encoding CbbQ/NirQ/NorQ/GpvN family protein, with protein MATAVLSEPRAPFYRSVGDEAEVFRAAAGRGLPVLLKGPTGCGKTRFVQAMAHELGRELITVAGHEDMTSADLVGRFLLKGGETVWVDGPLTRAVRAGAIFYLDEVVEARQDTTVVIHPLADHRRELPVDRLGVIVPAAPGFQLVISYNPGYQSVLKNLKESTRQRFVAIALDFPPPEIETEIVAREAGIDTGTAQSLVTLAQAIRTLDGSPLREVSSTRMLILAGGLVAEGLSLRSAAQAAVVQTLSDDAEIVRALGELVDAVLPRP; from the coding sequence ATGGCTACTGCCGTGCTGTCCGAGCCGAGGGCGCCGTTCTACCGGTCGGTGGGTGACGAGGCGGAGGTCTTCCGCGCCGCGGCCGGCCGGGGTCTGCCGGTGCTGCTGAAAGGACCCACCGGATGCGGGAAGACCCGTTTCGTGCAGGCGATGGCCCACGAGCTCGGCCGTGAGCTGATCACCGTCGCCGGGCACGAGGACATGACCTCGGCGGACCTGGTGGGCCGGTTCCTGCTCAAGGGTGGCGAAACGGTCTGGGTGGACGGGCCTTTGACGCGCGCGGTGCGGGCGGGGGCGATCTTCTATCTGGACGAGGTGGTGGAGGCCCGCCAGGACACGACCGTGGTCATCCACCCGCTGGCCGATCACCGCCGGGAGTTGCCGGTCGATCGGCTCGGCGTCATCGTGCCCGCGGCGCCGGGTTTCCAGCTGGTGATCTCCTACAACCCCGGCTATCAGAGTGTGCTGAAGAACCTCAAGGAATCGACCCGCCAGCGTTTCGTCGCCATCGCCCTCGACTTCCCGCCGCCGGAGATCGAGACGGAGATCGTCGCGCGCGAGGCCGGAATCGACACCGGCACAGCGCAATCCCTGGTCACTCTCGCGCAGGCCATCCGGACGCTGGACGGTTCCCCACTGCGTGAGGTGTCCTCGACCCGGATGCTGATCCTCGCCGGCGGACTCGTCGCGGAGGGACTGAGCCTGCGCAGCGCCGCGCAGGCCGCCGTCGTGCAGACCCTCTCCGACGACGCGGAGATCGTGCGCGCGCTCGGCGAACTCGTCGACGCCGTCCTGCCGCGGCCGTGA
- a CDS encoding spirocyclase AveC family protein encodes MTDLSEKIEAPALTESLSAATSLGAPARPGVTPVRLWAALGGLILAFQLYVWIRWLTGPNFVRVPKGPSDPPTLMKAILLTWTIVILVGLPVGIYWFIVRPWRRERRITTDGMLLVACGLLFFQDPLLNYVNTWSTYNTWMWNRGSWVLDIPGWRSFGAPGHMMAEPLLMNAPGYSYGVLLCTILGCWIMRRTKKQWPNIGNAGLIGVLIVWSIFFDLVIEGLFLMPMGLFTYPGAIKSLSINAGHYYQWPVYEGLMWGAVQAGLCALRYFTDDRGRTFVERGLERVEGRSVTRQFTRFLAIFAACSTFFFVFYNLPAQWFGMHAESWPADIQKRSYFMMGICGDGTGRLCPDPALPIPARNSATIGPDGKVVLPPGVTLPTIVPFEHGH; translated from the coding sequence GTGACCGACCTGTCGGAGAAGATCGAAGCACCCGCCCTCACCGAATCACTCAGTGCCGCAACCTCTCTGGGCGCCCCGGCGCGGCCCGGAGTCACACCGGTCCGGCTCTGGGCCGCCCTCGGCGGTCTGATCCTGGCTTTCCAGCTCTACGTATGGATCCGGTGGCTCACCGGGCCCAATTTCGTTCGCGTGCCCAAGGGGCCGAGTGATCCGCCGACGCTGATGAAGGCGATCCTGCTGACCTGGACGATCGTGATCCTGGTCGGCCTGCCGGTCGGCATCTACTGGTTCATCGTCCGGCCGTGGCGGCGGGAGCGGCGCATCACCACCGACGGCATGCTGCTGGTGGCCTGTGGCCTGCTGTTCTTCCAGGATCCGCTGCTGAACTACGTCAATACCTGGAGCACCTACAACACCTGGATGTGGAACCGGGGTTCCTGGGTTCTCGACATCCCGGGCTGGCGGTCGTTCGGCGCACCCGGCCATATGATGGCCGAGCCGTTGCTGATGAATGCGCCGGGTTATTCCTACGGGGTGCTGCTGTGCACGATCCTCGGTTGCTGGATCATGCGCCGCACCAAGAAGCAGTGGCCGAATATCGGTAACGCCGGGCTGATCGGCGTATTGATCGTGTGGTCGATCTTCTTCGATCTGGTGATCGAGGGTTTGTTCCTGATGCCGATGGGACTGTTCACCTATCCCGGTGCGATCAAGTCGTTGTCAATCAATGCCGGTCATTACTACCAGTGGCCGGTGTACGAGGGGCTGATGTGGGGGGCCGTGCAGGCGGGGCTGTGCGCGCTGCGGTATTTCACCGACGACCGGGGGCGGACCTTCGTCGAACGTGGTCTCGAACGGGTCGAGGGCCGGTCGGTGACCAGGCAGTTCACCCGATTCCTGGCGATCTTCGCCGCCTGCTCGACCTTCTTCTTCGTCTTCTACAACCTGCCCGCACAGTGGTTCGGGATGCACGCCGAATCGTGGCCCGCCGATATCCAGAAGCGCTCGTATTTCATGATGGGCATCTGCGGTGACGGGACCGGCCGGTTGTGCCCCGATCCCGCATTGCCGATCCCGGCGCGGAATTCCGCCACCATCGGGCCCGACGGCAAGGTCGTGCTTCCGCCCGGTGTCACCTTGCCGACCATCGTTCCCTTCGAGCACGGGCACTGA
- a CDS encoding TetR/AcrR family transcriptional regulator, with the protein MIERWTRERRVEHTRALLLDAAEQVFAEKGFMSATLDDIAYTAGYTKGAIYKHFGAKEVLFLEVSDRYWRRYFDTFTEVLSAATEVGAYELDEVARLWRRLSEERGGGEHAALGHEFTLYLLRNPEARDRVADKRTEVVQALAQYIVEGTDRIGATLLIPALTFAHVLIATTDSVELGSRLDDIDLYRPVLEMYMSAIKLPRPQ; encoded by the coding sequence ATGATCGAACGCTGGACCCGGGAGCGACGTGTGGAGCACACCCGCGCGCTGCTGCTGGACGCCGCGGAGCAGGTCTTCGCCGAAAAGGGCTTCATGTCGGCGACTCTCGACGACATCGCCTACACGGCCGGCTACACGAAGGGCGCGATCTACAAGCACTTCGGCGCGAAGGAAGTTCTCTTCCTCGAGGTCAGTGATCGGTACTGGCGGCGCTACTTCGACACGTTCACCGAGGTGCTGTCCGCGGCCACCGAGGTCGGGGCATACGAACTCGACGAGGTGGCCCGGCTGTGGCGCCGGCTCAGCGAGGAGCGCGGCGGTGGCGAACACGCCGCGCTGGGACACGAATTCACGCTGTACCTACTGCGCAATCCCGAGGCCCGCGACCGCGTGGCGGACAAGCGGACGGAGGTCGTCCAGGCGCTGGCACAGTACATCGTCGAAGGCACCGACCGGATCGGCGCCACCCTGCTCATTCCCGCGCTGACCTTCGCACACGTGCTCATCGCCACCACCGACTCCGTCGAACTGGGCAGCCGGCTCGACGACATCGACCTCTACCGGCCCGTCCTCGAGATGTACATGTCGGCCATCAAACTGCCACGGCCACAATGA
- a CDS encoding class III extradiol ring-cleavage dioxygenase: MSSPGIVLPTYFVSHGGGPWPWLEDQLPGDWSNLRESLRAIPAELGLKPRAVLVVSAHWEESAFTVQTHPNPPMYYDYGGFPEFTYHLRYPAPGAPDVAARVGELLREADIEVRFDADRGFDHGTFAPLFVMYPEADVPILQLSLRSGYDPAAHLAAGRALAPLRGEGVLIVGSGFSYHNLRKFGPEAAVASGEFEHWLTESVVHSAPGQRTQRLLDWAQAPSARESHPAEDHLIPLMVAVGAAEQDTAARIYHENFMDQVTSASYRLGALPAGAGRVTA; the protein is encoded by the coding sequence ATGAGTTCGCCCGGCATCGTGTTGCCCACCTATTTCGTCTCCCACGGCGGCGGCCCCTGGCCGTGGCTCGAGGATCAGCTGCCGGGTGACTGGAGCAATCTGCGGGAATCGCTGCGCGCGATCCCCGCCGAGCTCGGCCTGAAACCCCGTGCGGTACTGGTGGTTTCCGCGCACTGGGAGGAGTCCGCGTTCACCGTGCAGACCCACCCGAATCCGCCGATGTACTACGACTACGGCGGGTTCCCCGAATTCACCTATCACCTGCGGTATCCCGCGCCGGGTGCACCCGATGTCGCCGCGCGGGTCGGGGAACTGTTGCGCGAGGCCGACATCGAGGTTCGCTTCGATGCGGACCGGGGCTTCGATCACGGGACGTTCGCGCCGCTGTTCGTGATGTATCCGGAGGCCGATGTCCCGATCCTGCAGCTGTCGCTGCGATCCGGCTACGATCCGGCCGCGCATCTGGCCGCCGGCAGGGCGCTCGCGCCGCTGCGTGGTGAGGGGGTATTGATCGTCGGCAGTGGGTTCAGCTATCACAATCTCCGCAAATTCGGGCCCGAGGCGGCCGTGGCCTCCGGCGAGTTCGAGCACTGGCTGACCGAATCCGTCGTGCATTCCGCACCCGGGCAGCGCACGCAGCGGCTGCTGGACTGGGCACAGGCGCCGAGTGCGCGGGAGAGTCACCCGGCCGAGGACCATCTGATCCCGCTCATGGTGGCGGTCGGGGCTGCCGAGCAGGACACGGCCGCTCGCATCTATCACGAGAATTTCATGGACCAGGTGACCTCGGCCAGTTACCGGCTCGGTGCGCTCCCGGCGGGCGCCGGTCGGGTTACCGCCTGA
- a CDS encoding GyrI-like domain-containing protein, giving the protein MAMTKTDFKKTLDSYRAKGGEFRILEVPPMRYLMIDGHGDPNSAPEFTAAVEALYPVAYKLKFASKQDLDRDYVVMPLEGLWWSADMATFTTARDKSHWDWTMMSMVPEWITREMFRAAVAKVAAKNPPSGLDRVRLETLAESHCVQTLHIGSFDDEAETLRRMHDEFIPGAGLRMVGKHHEIYLSDLRRTEPGALRTILRQPVVATARPVPALGLPG; this is encoded by the coding sequence ATGGCGATGACGAAGACGGATTTCAAGAAGACCCTCGACTCCTACCGGGCGAAGGGCGGCGAGTTCCGCATTCTCGAGGTGCCGCCGATGCGGTACCTCATGATCGACGGGCACGGCGATCCGAACTCCGCTCCGGAGTTCACCGCCGCGGTCGAGGCGCTGTATCCGGTGGCGTACAAACTGAAGTTCGCCAGTAAACAGGACCTCGACCGGGACTATGTCGTCATGCCGCTGGAGGGGTTGTGGTGGTCGGCGGATATGGCGACGTTCACCACCGCCAGGGACAAGTCGCACTGGGACTGGACGATGATGTCGATGGTGCCCGAGTGGATCACTCGCGAGATGTTCCGGGCGGCTGTTGCGAAGGTCGCCGCGAAGAATCCGCCGAGCGGACTCGATCGGGTGCGGCTGGAGACGCTCGCGGAGTCGCACTGTGTGCAGACCCTGCACATCGGGTCGTTCGACGACGAGGCCGAAACGCTGCGCCGGATGCACGACGAGTTCATCCCGGGAGCGGGCCTCCGGATGGTGGGGAAACACCACGAGATCTATCTCAGTGACCTGCGCAGGACCGAGCCCGGCGCATTGCGGACCATTCTGCGGCAACCCGTCGTGGCGACCGCACGGCCGGTACCCGCACTCGGTCTGCCGGGCTGA
- a CDS encoding dienelactone hydrolase family protein yields the protein MTTVHGISVDVRTPDGAADAYLAYPDDGAVHPGVLVIQDGFGLRPSLRSLADRIAAHGYTVLLPNAYYRHGQAPVIELPDFIDPAQRPEILRQVFPMIRELTPELLRSDVGAYLEWLAASPRVAAGKVGLTGYCMGARLVVWAAAMFPDRVAAVAGFHGGPLVTDAPDSPHLIVGNITAELYFAHAGEDHHMTVEHISRFDEALAAAGVRHRTEVYEGVQHGYTQSDTAAYDPGAAERHYRELFALFDRTLRGRQGASVHRAAEHQIRRDMPER from the coding sequence ATGACAACAGTGCACGGTATATCGGTCGACGTGCGGACACCCGACGGTGCCGCCGACGCGTATCTCGCCTACCCCGACGACGGCGCCGTCCATCCGGGGGTGCTGGTGATCCAGGACGGCTTCGGACTGCGGCCGAGTCTGCGGTCGCTGGCCGATCGTATTGCCGCACACGGCTATACGGTCCTGCTTCCGAACGCCTACTACCGGCACGGGCAGGCGCCGGTGATCGAGCTGCCGGACTTCATCGACCCCGCACAGCGGCCGGAGATCCTCCGGCAGGTCTTCCCGATGATCCGCGAGCTGACCCCGGAGCTCCTGCGTTCCGATGTCGGCGCCTACCTCGAGTGGCTCGCGGCGTCGCCGCGGGTCGCCGCGGGGAAGGTCGGCCTGACCGGCTATTGCATGGGTGCGCGGCTGGTGGTGTGGGCCGCCGCCATGTTCCCCGATCGGGTCGCGGCGGTGGCCGGATTCCACGGCGGCCCGCTCGTCACCGACGCTCCGGACAGTCCGCACCTGATCGTCGGAAATATCACCGCGGAGCTGTATTTCGCCCACGCCGGCGAGGACCACCACATGACTGTGGAACACATCTCCCGATTCGACGAGGCGCTCGCCGCGGCCGGCGTCCGGCACCGCACCGAGGTGTACGAGGGAGTCCAGCACGGCTACACCCAGTCCGACACCGCCGCCTACGACCCCGGAGCCGCCGAACGGCACTACCGCGAACTATTCGCCCTGTTCGACCGCACTCTGCGCGGCCGGCAAGGCGCGTCGGTGCACCGGGCTGCTGAACACCAGATTCGTCGTGACATGCCCGAAAGGTGA
- a CDS encoding response regulator transcription factor has product MRVLIVDDDGRCTEVLRNRLAAEQVVVDVVHDAVEGFRLAAAGRYDVLIIDVVLPGTREHELANDLRRHGIHTPVMIVSGVGDERVQAEALDLGADDYLTKPFSFLVLVARLRALARRHQVNPMPDIVVAAGLTLNVPQRQVFRGRTAIALTRRESGLLELLMRHVDEIVTKDQIRVAVWNALSTNENVVEVYISYLRRKIDVPFHRRTIETVRGVGYRLRSRP; this is encoded by the coding sequence GTGCGGGTGCTGATCGTCGACGACGACGGGCGGTGCACGGAGGTGCTGCGCAACCGTCTCGCGGCCGAGCAGGTGGTCGTGGATGTCGTACACGATGCGGTCGAAGGGTTCCGGCTGGCCGCCGCCGGGCGATACGACGTGCTGATCATCGATGTCGTGCTGCCGGGCACGCGGGAGCACGAATTGGCGAATGATCTGCGGCGGCACGGAATTCACACCCCGGTGATGATCGTGTCCGGCGTCGGCGACGAGCGGGTGCAGGCCGAGGCTCTCGATCTCGGCGCCGATGATTATCTGACGAAACCGTTCTCGTTCCTCGTGCTGGTGGCCCGGTTGCGTGCCCTGGCGCGTCGTCATCAGGTGAATCCGATGCCGGACATCGTGGTGGCGGCGGGGTTGACGTTGAATGTGCCTCAGCGCCAGGTGTTCCGGGGCCGGACCGCGATCGCGCTGACGCGACGCGAGTCCGGTCTGCTGGAATTGCTGATGCGTCATGTCGACGAGATCGTCACCAAGGATCAGATCCGGGTCGCGGTCTGGAACGCACTGTCCACCAACGAGAATGTGGTCGAGGTCTATATCAGTTACCTGCGGCGCAAGATCGATGTCCCGTTCCATCGGCGGACCATCGAAACGGTTCGTGGCGTCGGCTATCGGTTGCGCTCACGGCCGTGA
- a CDS encoding phosphatase PAP2 family protein, with protein sequence MSATIDLLHDLITEVRTESFTAEIAIGSAAICGSVIAGSVVAQRWRPHAGTSEQFGWRLARMVAAAMAFAVLSVQVSLSGWLTAADAPMLHWPADHRSSGWTRTARIVTEVSGLPVTALLGLSAGLILWRRHSPGAAAMLLGCVAAAAVAGPLGALVVGRAAPPVIPESSYSFPSEHVTTTTALVGAVLVAFGAGGSRGRLRTAITAVGASAVGLVGAAQLYLGEHWLTDVVGGVLLGSLIVLTGSTIRQRSIQPALPGDSPITVLPVASPPSA encoded by the coding sequence ATGTCCGCAACCATCGATCTGCTCCACGACCTGATCACCGAGGTCCGAACAGAGTCGTTCACTGCCGAGATCGCGATCGGGTCGGCCGCGATCTGCGGATCGGTGATCGCGGGATCGGTTGTCGCGCAACGATGGCGGCCGCACGCCGGGACATCGGAGCAGTTCGGGTGGCGGCTGGCACGAATGGTCGCGGCGGCGATGGCATTCGCCGTACTGAGTGTGCAGGTGTCCCTGTCGGGATGGTTGACCGCGGCGGACGCACCGATGCTGCACTGGCCGGCCGACCACCGGTCCTCGGGCTGGACGCGGACCGCACGGATCGTCACCGAGGTGAGCGGCCTGCCGGTGACCGCGTTGCTCGGGCTGTCGGCAGGGCTGATCCTGTGGCGCCGCCACTCGCCGGGTGCGGCGGCGATGCTGCTCGGATGTGTGGCCGCCGCAGCGGTCGCCGGTCCGCTCGGCGCACTCGTCGTGGGCCGGGCCGCGCCGCCCGTGATTCCCGAATCGAGCTACTCCTTCCCCTCCGAGCACGTCACCACCACCACAGCTCTGGTCGGAGCGGTACTGGTCGCCTTCGGCGCAGGCGGGTCACGAGGCCGGTTGCGCACGGCGATCACCGCCGTCGGCGCGTCGGCCGTCGGCCTGGTCGGAGCGGCCCAGCTGTACCTCGGCGAGCACTGGCTGACCGACGTGGTCGGCGGCGTCCTGCTGGGATCGCTGATCGTGCTGACCGGATCGACGATCCGGCAACGATCGATACAGCCGGCCCTCCCCGGTGACAGCCCGATCACCGTGCTGCCGGTCGCCTCGCCACCGTCGGCATGA
- a CDS encoding helix-turn-helix domain-containing protein: MDSRSEVGQFLRTRRARVTPRAAGLETGAGHRRVPGLRREEVALLAGISVDYYARMERGNLTGVSDDVLDAVSRALQLDVAETRHLHDLTRAGRLRPQPTRRSGPGSTDKVPPALQRFLDAITGTPVWVRNQRMDFIAANPLGRALLSPLLEDPSNRNNNARFMFLNPAARTYYPEWARGADDIVATLRATAGRNPLDKALTDLIGELVTRSDDFRYRWSAHNVRFHRTGIKRIHHPDVGDLEFAYQAMELADTPGWTLFAATTEPGSPTEERIHLLGSLAATRHSENAAPD; the protein is encoded by the coding sequence ATGGACAGCCGGAGCGAGGTGGGACAGTTCCTGCGGACCCGCCGGGCGCGAGTCACCCCCCGCGCCGCGGGTCTGGAGACCGGCGCCGGGCACCGGCGCGTACCCGGCCTGCGTCGCGAAGAGGTCGCGCTGCTGGCCGGAATCAGCGTGGACTATTACGCCCGTATGGAACGCGGCAACCTGACCGGAGTCTCCGACGACGTCCTCGACGCCGTGTCCCGGGCACTACAGCTCGACGTCGCCGAAACCCGGCACCTGCACGATCTCACCCGCGCCGGCCGCCTGCGGCCGCAGCCCACCCGCCGCAGCGGTCCCGGCTCCACCGACAAGGTGCCCCCGGCGCTGCAACGCTTCCTCGACGCGATCACCGGCACTCCCGTCTGGGTCCGCAATCAGCGCATGGACTTCATCGCCGCCAACCCGCTGGGCCGCGCGCTGCTCTCGCCACTGCTCGAGGATCCGTCCAACCGAAACAACAACGCGCGCTTCATGTTCCTCAATCCCGCCGCGCGCACCTACTACCCCGAGTGGGCTCGCGGCGCCGACGACATCGTCGCCACCCTGCGTGCCACCGCCGGCCGCAACCCACTCGACAAGGCACTCACCGACCTGATCGGCGAACTCGTCACTCGCAGTGACGATTTCCGCTACCGCTGGTCCGCGCACAACGTCCGCTTCCATCGCACCGGGATCAAACGCATCCACCACCCCGACGTCGGTGACCTCGAATTCGCCTACCAGGCAATGGAACTGGCCGACACCCCCGGCTGGACCCTGTTCGCCGCCACCACCGAACCCGGATCCCCCACCGAGGAACGCATCCACCTGCTCGGCAGCCTCGCCGCCACCCGCCACAGCGAGAACGCCGCCCCCGACTGA